The Nitrospira lenta genomic interval CGGCGCCAGGCTACTTGGCTGGAGCCATTGCCGCAGCGGAACGAGCGGTATCTGATCTACGCAGTAGGAGACAAAACGAAGGGGGTGGGCATCTTTTCTAATTGCTCAGCGGGACAGATGCACCACCAACCTGAACGTTTGAGTTTCAACCGTCTGCTTCTTGGCATCAGCCCGTACGCCGGACATTCACCCTCCCCGTCTGCCTTGCCTCTCTCTGCCTCCGCCCTTTAGGATGGCCTCGGAAGTTCTGAGACCGCATACCCATAGAGGAATTCACATGGACGCAAGTTTTTGGCATAACCGATGGCAGACGAACCAGACAGGCTGGCATGAGCGCGCCGTCAACCCGCTGCTGACCACACACTTTCCTTCCTTGAACGTGCCACCTGGCGGGCGTGTCTTTGTGCCGCTCTGCGGGAAGTCTCTCGATCTCGGCTGGCTCTTGCCTCGCGGCTATGCGGTCGCCGGAGCGGAGCTCAGCGAGTTGGCCGTGACGCAGCTCTTCGCAGAACTGAAAATGGACGCTCGTATCTCGGAGGTCGGTAAACTCAAGCATTTTCACGGAGAAAAGATCGACATCTTCGTCGGCGATATCTTTGACCTATCCCGCGAAATCCTCGGCCCTGTTGACGCAGTCTATGACCGGGCCGCCCTGGTCGCACTACCGGAGGCTGTGCGGACTCGCTACACGGCGCATCTCAAATCCATCACAGCCTTGGCGCCCCAACTGGTCATCGGCTATGAGTACGACCAAACCGTCGTGGCAGGGCCGCCGTTTTCAGTGACCTCCGATGAACTCCGTCGCCATTACAGCGATAGCTATACCCTCACGCTGCTGGCTCGCGAGGATGTCCCCGGCGGGCTCAAAGGAAAATGTCCGGCAACCGAACATATCTGGCGGTTGAACAAGCGGCCGGGCTAGAGCATCCGACAGGGGACGCTTCTTCGCTTCGCCTCACGTCACCGCAGCCGCACACGAATGGTTTTGTCGGTTGACGTTGCCTCATCGAGCGGCGAGTACCTGTAGCCCAGCTTCATGGACTTCACATCAGCCAGTTTGTCCGGTTGCTTTGAGATCGGCCCGATCCGCAGCCATACCGTCTTCGAGTCATCCCCGCCTGGCCGGAGATGCGCCGGCAGGAATGTCGACTGATCCACTGCCTCCCAGACCAAGACCTGATCGATGGTCATGCCGGTATCTTTCCGCACCTTATGGCCGATTTCCAACGGCACCTTAGGAGAATCGGGAAGACTCAACGCCTCAAGGTACACGCCGTGTTCGCTGACATTGCGCAGCGTCAGCTCGACGACGTAGTAATCACCCTCCCGATGGCTTGAAGCGATTTGGATAAACAGATC includes:
- the tmpT gene encoding thiopurine S-methyltransferase; the protein is MDASFWHNRWQTNQTGWHERAVNPLLTTHFPSLNVPPGGRVFVPLCGKSLDLGWLLPRGYAVAGAELSELAVTQLFAELKMDARISEVGKLKHFHGEKIDIFVGDIFDLSREILGPVDAVYDRAALVALPEAVRTRYTAHLKSITALAPQLVIGYEYDQTVVAGPPFSVTSDELRRHYSDSYTLTLLAREDVPGGLKGKCPATEHIWRLNKRPG